AATCCGAGCTCAGTGATGTTCGAAGTCGCCTGGTGCGTGATGCTCTACACCACGGTGCTGGCGCTGGAGTTCAGCCCGATCCTCTTCGAGAAGCTGGGCTGGGAGCGGCCCCTGCGTTTCGTGCGCGCCATCACCATACCGCTGGTCATCGTCGGCGTGCTGCTTTCTACTTTGCACCAATCTTCGCTGGGTTCACTCTATTTGATCGTGCCGGAGAAACTGCACCCACTGTGGTATTCCTCGCTGCTGCCGGTGTTTTTCTTCGTCTCGGCCATCGGCGTGGGTTGCGCGATGGTGATCTTTGAATCGTTCATGAGCAGCCGCGCTTTCAAACGCGAGATCGAGATGCCGCTGCTTTCGCAGCTCGGCCGGGTGTTGGTGGTCATTCTGATGATCTACACCATCATGAAGCTCCAGGATTTGGCCGATCGCCGCGCCTGGGCTTACGTCGTCACCCCCAATCTGGAGTCGATGCTGTACTGGGCGGAGATGGGACTGGGCGTGTTGTTGCCGATGATCCTGCTGGCGATTCCCAAAGTGCGGTTGCATGCCACCGGTTTGTTCAGCTCGGCGCTGCTGGTGGTTTTGGGATTCGTGTTGAATCGCATGAATGTGAGCATCACCGGCATGGAAGGCTGGGCCCAAGCCGGCTATTTTCCCTCCTGGATGGAGATTTCTGTTACGACGATGATCGTGGCCCTGGGCATCACGGGTTTTGCCCTGGCGGCGCGCTATTTACCGGTGTTTCCACCGGCGGAACATGAAGCCAAAACGATGGAAGAAAGCCCACACATGGCGTGGGCGGAATAACACTTTGCATCCCGAAAGGAGAAGTCTCATGGCATTGATCATCACTGCCGAATGCATCAACTGCGGCGCCTGCGAGCCGGAATGTCCGAACAATGCGATTTATGCGGGTGGCACGCCCTGGTCGTTTGCCGAGGGCACGGCGGTCACCGGGCAAATCGAATACAAAGGCGGGATGGTGGAGGCCACGCGCAAATTCGATCCGTTGTCGGATGATCTCTATTTCATCGTGCCGGAAAAATGCACCGAATGCGAGGGTTTTCACGACGATCCGCAATGCGCCTCGGTGTGCCCGGTGGATTGCTGCGTCAAAGATCCGGATCATGAAGAGTCGCAAGAGGTGTTGCTCGACCGCAAGCTGAAATTGCATCTCAACTGATTTTGATCTGTTCCAGGTCGCCCGCACCGCCCGCCGCCGGTTGCGGACAGCCATTCATGCGGTGATGCGCGGCCTCCCCGGCGGCGCGGCTTGCGCCGCTGGCCCGCGGCAGCCTCTGCGACAGCGTGAGAGAATCTGCCCCGGCAGCCGGCTGCGGTAAGCAGGCCTGGGGAGGCGCGGCATTGCCGAGCGAACCCCAGCGAGGTGTCTATGGCCGAGCTTCTGCAAGAATACGCGGACGCCATCCGCAGCCGGGTGTGCAGTGTGTGCCTGGATGCGGTGATGCAGCGTGACCTTTTTGTGCGCTGTGGGCTGCCCGCCGGCCGCCGCTGCCCGGTGGATCTCTATCTGCCCCGCGTGATCGAGGTGGTCGAATCCGTCGATAGCTGGCTGTTGGAAGATTACGTTCACGCTTTGCGCGAGCGCGTGTGTGCTGTTTGCGCCAACGCCGAGGGCGGAACCTGTGTGCTGCGGCTGCAAGCCGATTGCGCCCTGGATCGCTACTTCATGCTGGTGATCGAGGCGATCGACGAAGTCAAATCCCGCCGGCAGGCGCAAAACGAAACTGCCGGCATTCCTTGATGGAAAACCGTCATGATTACACGCGTCAGCAACAAACTGATCCTGGCGGTGGCTGGTGTGGCCATCGCCATCATCGGCATTTTTGCGTTTCTGCTGCTGCAGGCGCATCAGCGCCAGCTCATTGCCGAGCTCGAGCGCAGCGCGCACCAGCTCAGCGAAACAGTGAAAAGCAGCACGCGCTACGACATGCTGTTGAACCAGCGCGAATCCGTGCATCGCATCATCAACACCATCGGGCAGCAGGAGGGTATCGAGAAGGTCCGCATCTTCAACAAGGAAGGCGTGATCATCTATTCGACTGATTCCCTGGACGCCGGCCGGATGGTCGACAAGAAAACCGAGGCCTGCTACGGCTGCCATGTCGCGGATCAGCCGCTCGAACGCCTGCCGATTTCCGAGCGCACGCGGGTGTTCTCCTCCGCCGACAAGGGCGGGACGCTGGGCATCATCAATCCGATTTACAACGAGCCGAGCTGCTGGCAGGCGGACTGTCATGCGCACAGCGAGCAGCAGAAAGTGCTGGGCGTGCTCGACATCACCATGTCGCTGGCCGAAGTCGAAGCCGGCCTGCAGGCCAGCAAAATGCGCCTGCTGCTTTTTGCCGTCGTCGCGATTGCCTCGGTGAGCTTAATCATCTATCTACTGGTGAATCGCATCGTGCTCAAGCCGGTCAGCCAAATTGTGGCCGCCACCAAACATGTGGCTGCGGGTGACCTGAATTACATAATTGCGTTCGACAAGCCGGATGAAATCGGCACGCTCGCCAAATCCTTCAATGACATGACGCGCCGGCTGGCGGAGACCCAGCGCCAGCTTTATCAATCCGACAAGCTGGCATCGGTGGGCCGCCTGGCGGCGGGCGTCGCGCATGAAATCAACAACCCGCTTACCGGCGTGCTGACGTACAGCAGCTATTTGCTCAAGCGCGCCGATGCCCATCCCGAAATGAAGGAAGATCTCGAGGTAATCGTGCGGGAGACTATGCGCTGCCGTGAGATCGTCAAGGGGCTGCTGGACTTTGCGCGCCAGTCCCGCCCGGAGAAGCGCCAGAGTGACATCAATGAAGTGGTGAAACGGTCGGTGCGGATTCTGCAAAACCAGTTCACGCGCCATCACGTCAAGGTCGAACAGAATCTCGACGCCAGCCTGCCGTTGGTGTCGATGGATGTGGATCAAATCCAGCAGGTGCTGGTGAACCTGCTGCTCAATGCCAACGATGCCATGGCGGAAAAAGGCGGCACGCTCACCGTCGCCACGGCCCGCGCCGCCTTTGACGGCCGGCCGGAAGCGCCGGCGCAACATGAGTACGTGCAAATTCAGGTGAGCGACACCGGTTGTGGCATTGCGCCGGAACATCTGCAGAAAATCTTCGAGCCGTTTTTCTCCACCAAAGGGCAGAAGGGCAACGGCCTGGGGCTGGCCATCGTGTGGGGCATTGTGGAAAAACACAACGGCCAGATCGCGGTGGAGAGTGAAATCGGCAAAGGAACGTCGTTCAAAATTCTCTTGCCGTTGCATGACAAAGCGAGTGTAAAACCCGAGCATCACATGGCGCCGCAGGCAGCGCGCGTGGCGTAAATTGAATCAAATGCGCCCGGCCGGCAGCGCGAGAAAGGAGGCATAAATGGTTGCCATTTTGGTCGTGTCGATGATCCTTGCGTTCATCGTCATTGACGTCGCTGTTCGCGTGATTACCCGTCGCATGCAGGAGGCGAAAGCCCGCAAAGAGCGGCTCGCCGCCTTGGATATCGGCCTCAATCTCGACTTTACGCATGAGGCCAAGTCCCTCCGGCGCGTGGATGTCCCCCACCCGTTGGCCCGCATTCTGGCGGTGGATGATGAAGCGGTGGTGCTGGACAGCTTCCGCAAGATTCTGGTGGTGGCCGGCTACGCCGTCGATACGGTGGAGAGCGGGCGCGAGGCGCTCGGCCTGGTGCAGAAGAACAAATACGACTTCGTCTTCACCGATTTGAAGATGCCGGAGATGGACGGCCTGGACGTGGTGAAAGGCGTGAAGCACTTCAGCCCGGAAACCGACGTGGTGATGATCACCGGCTATGCCACCATCGAATCCGCGGTGGATGCCATGAAGTTCGGCGCCATGGACTATGTGCAGAAGCCGTTCACCGAAGATGAGCTGGTCGAGTTCACCAAGAAATGCCTGATTCGCCGGCAGGATCGCCTGGAAAAGCAAATCAAGCCGGTGGTGCGGGTGGTGACCACCGAGCGGCCGCACGAGCACGAGTTTCTGCTGCCTGGCGGCGTGTTCATCTCCGAAGGCCATGTGTGGGCCAATGTCACCATGCCCGGCCTGGTGCGCGTGGGCATGGACGACTTTGCGCGCAAAATGATCGGCCGCATCGATGCCCTCGAGTTTCCCGCCAAAGGCCAGCAGGTCAAGAAGGGCGAGCCGCTGTTTTACATCCATCAGGGCGAGCGCAAGGCGGCGTTCAAAGCGCCGATTTCCGGCAAGGTGCATTTGCTCAACAATGAGCTGGCGCAAAACCTGACTTGGCTCGAGAAGCAACCCTATGAAAAAGGCTGGATCTGCTCGATCAAGCCCGACCAGCTTTCCGTTGAAATCGAGCAATTGCGCATCGGCGACAAGGCCGCGGCCTGGTATCAACAGGAAATCAAACGGGTGCGCGAGCTGCTCACGCCCGCCGGCGGTAACGGCCATCCCCTCGAGGTGCCGGAAATGGCACGGCTGGTCGAAGGCCAGCTCGAAGAAACCGATGACAGCACCTGGAAAAAGTTCGCGGAGTCGTTTCTGTAGGGAGCCCGCGCCGGGGCGCAGGGTGAGAACGCAACGAATGCCGGGAGGAATGAAATCACATGACCGACGCACATCTGACGGTCGCACATTTTCTGCAGAGCCAGGCTGAGGCCATCCTAACGGAATCCCGGGAGGCCATTGGCCGCGCGCATCTGGCCAACTACGAAAGAATCGGCCACGAACAGACTTGGCAGCGCTTGCAGTCGCTGTTTGATCTCGTGCGGCAGTGCATTCATGACCGGAATCTCACGCCCATGCGGTCGCAGGCCAGGATGATTGCCGGCGAACGCTTTGCGGCGGGTTTTGATCTGGGCGAAGTGCAAACCGCGTTCAACGTGCTGGAAGAGGCGATCTGGACGCGCCTGATCAAGGAGATGCCGCCGGCGCAGCTCGCCGAAGCGCTGGCTCTGGTGAGCACAGTGTTGGGCGCCGGCAAAGATATGCTTGCGCGCACCTACGTGAACCTGGCCAGCCGGGCGCATCTGCCGTCACTCAACGTGCCGGAGTTGTTTGCCGGCACGGAAGGATGAGAAGAAAAATGGAACAGCCGGTCGCGCAAGCCGCGCGCTTGACCGAGCTGGTGGGTTACCAGCCGGGCGCGGTGGTCAGTCGCACGATCATGTCCGGCAAGGCCGGCACCGTGACTTTGTTCGCGTTTGAGGAGGGCCAGGGCCTGAGCGAACACACCGCGCCCTATGACGCGTTGGTTCAGGTTTTGGAAGGCGAAGCGGAGGTCACGATCAGCGGTGCGACCCTGCGCCTGCACGCCGGTGAGGTGGTCATTATGCCGGCGCGCCAGCCGCACGCGCTGCAAGCTGCCACGCGCTTTAAAATGATGCTGACGATGATTCGTGATCTCGTCTGAGCCGCTGGCTGCTGCCTGGTTTGCGTGCTGCGGTTTTGCCTCACCGGCAGCGGTGCCTTGGCATTTCCGGCCGGAGCGAGGTCATGCAGTGTATTGCGAAAAGGACGACTGCGAGCGGAATCATGCAAAAATTATCGCCCCGACAATTGCGCCGTACGTTTGAGCCAAGTGCACTGGGCGTGGAGACCACCGTCGCGCTCAAGACGCTGGAGAGCATTATCGGCCAGCAGCGGGCGGTTTCGGCGCTGCAGTTCGGGCTGGAGATCCATGAGAGCGGCTTCAACATCTATGTCGCCGGACCGCCGGGCATGGGCAAAATGACGGCGGTGCAATCCTTCTTGATGGAGCTGGCACGCCGCAAGGACACACCCGCGGATTGGTGTTATCTCAACAACTTCGAAGATTCCCACCAGCCCAAGAGCTGCCGGCTGCCGGCAGGCCGGGGCCACGAATTGCAGCAGGATTTGAAGTCGCTCGTCGAACACCTGCGCCGCGAGATTCCCCGGGCCTTCGAAAGCGAAGAATACAGCAACCGCCGTGACGAGATTGTCAAATCGCTGGAACAGCGGCGGGCGCAGGCCATGGAGAAACTCAATCAGGAGGCTGGGCAGGCCGGCTTCATGTTGCAGGCCACGCCCTTTGGCATTGCCACCATCCCCACCCAAGAAGGCCAGCCGCTCAGCGATGCCGATTTTCAGGCGCTGCCGGCGCCGAAGCGCGAGGAGTTTCAGCAACGTCACGAGGTATTGAAAGAAGAGCTGAAGGCCACCATGAAGCGTCTGCGCGATCTCGAACGCGCGGTGCAGGAGCGGCTGCAGACGCTCGACCGGCAGGTGGCGCTGTACGTCATCGGCGGGATGATGGAAGAGTTGCACGAAAAATACCGCGACCTGCCCGCCGTGCTCGAGCATTTCCAGGCCATGCAGAAAGACATGCTCGACAATCTCGAGACCTTCAAAACCGGCGTGGCGCCCAACCCGGGCACCGATCCCGCCGCGGCCAGTTCGCCCTGGTTGCGCGAGTTGCCTTTCCGCAAGTATCAAGTCAACGTGCTGGTGGACAATCGCGAGCAAAAAGGCGCGCCGGTGGTGCTCGAGCTCAACCCGAGCTACAACAACCTGTTTGGCCGCGTCGAAAAAGAAGTGCAGTACGGCGCGCTCTACACCGATTTCACCATGATCAGGCCCGGCTCGTTTCACCGCGCCAACGGCGGTTATCTGGTGATGCCGGTCGAGGATTTGTTGCAGAATCTGCTGAGCTGGGACGGCACCAAGCGGACGTTGCGCAGCGGTGAGATCGAAATCGAGGAAATCAGCGAGCGCCTGGGGTATGTCGCCACCAAAAGTCTGCGGCCGCAACCGATTCCCATCAACATCAAAGTCGTGCTGGTGGGCCGGCCGCTGCTTTACTATCTGCTGCACGCCCACGATGAGGAGTTTCCCGAGCTGTTCAAAGTGAAGGCGGATTTTGACACGCGCATGGCCAACAATGCGGAGAACATCCGCGACTTTCTGGCGTTTCTGCCGACGTTCTGCAACAAGGAAAAGCTCAAACATCTCGATGCCACGGCGGTGGCGAAGCTGCTGGAGCACAGCGCCCGTTTGGCCGAAGATCAGGAAAAGCTTTCGACGCATTTCGGTGCGCTGGCGGACATCATTCGTGAAGCCAACTTCTGGGCGCTGCAGGCGGGCGCGGCGCAGATCAGCGCGGCCCACGTGCAGCAGGCACTGGAGGCCAAAATCTTTCGCTCCAACCTGGTGGAGGAACGCCTGCAGGAAATGATCAACGCCGGCACGTTGCTCATTGCTACCGAGGGTGAGCGCGCCGGGCAGGTGAATGGGCTCTCGGTGCTCAGTGTCGGCGACTATCAGTTTGGCCGGCCCAGCCGCATCACCGCCAGTGTGGGGCCGGGCCGCGACGGCCTCATCGATATCGAGCGTGAAGTCAATCTGGGCGGCCCGCTGCACAGCAAAGGCGTGTTGATTCTGAGCGGTTATCTCACCCACCAGTTCGCGCAAAACGCGCCGCTCACGCTCACCGCCCGGCTGGTGTTCGAGCAAAGCTACGAAGGTGTGGAGGGCGACAGCGCCTCCTCGACCGAGCTTTATGCTCTGCTCTCCGCGCTCTCCGAAATCCCCATCAAGCAGGGGATCGCGGTCACCGGCTCGGTGAACCAATACGGCGAAGTGCAGGCGATCGGCGGGGTCAATCAGAAAATCGAAGGATTCTTTGAAGTGTGCCAGGCCAACGGTCTGACCGGCAAGCAGGGCGTGATCATTCCGCAGAGCAATGTGCGCCATCTGATGTTGCGCGAGGAAGTGGTGCAGGCGGTGGCCGCGAAGAAGTTCTCGATCTGGTCGGTGGCCACCGTGGCGGAAGGCATCGAAATTCTCACCGGTGTGCCGGCCGGCGTGCGCGGGCGGAATGGCAAATTTCCCCAGGGTACCGTCAACCACCAGGTGGAAAAACGCTTGCAGGAATTTGCCGAGCGGTTGCGCGAGCTGGGCAAGGAGAAGAAGGGCCGCCAGAAGACTGGCGGGCGCAAAGCGCGCTGACTTGAATGAGGGAGGTGGAGAAATGACGAGTAAGGCGGCAGTTGAAGATTTTATGGCGCAGCGGTCGCTGGCGATTGTCGGCGTGTCACGCAGCGGCAGGAAATTCGGCAACATGGCGCTGAAAACGCTGCGCGAGAAAGGCTATCAAGTCTGGCCCATTCATCGGCACGCGGAGACCCTCGAAGGCGAACGTTGTTTCCCTGATTTGAAATCGTTGCCGCAACCGGTGCAGGGCGTGGTGATTTCCGTGCCGCCCGCTGAAACCGAGCAGGTGGTGCGGGAAGCGGCGGCCGCCGGCATTCGCCGCGTGTGGATGCAACAGGGCGCGGAATCGGAAGCAGCGCTTCGCTTCTGCCAGGAAAACGGCCTGAGCGCCGTGCACGGCGAATGTATTTTGATGTTTGCCCAGCCG
This genomic stretch from bacterium harbors:
- the hybB gene encoding Ni/Fe-hydrogenase cytochrome b subunit codes for the protein MKKLLGLLTFWRAVLVILLGLGLYATYVRFTQGLGAATNLSDQFPWGLWIGFDILCGVGLAAGGFTLCAIVYIFNIKTFKPVIRPAVLTAFLGYLLVIFALLYDLGRPDRIWHAIVMWNPSSVMFEVAWCVMLYTTVLALEFSPILFEKLGWERPLRFVRAITIPLVIVGVLLSTLHQSSLGSLYLIVPEKLHPLWYSSLLPVFFFVSAIGVGCAMVIFESFMSSRAFKREIEMPLLSQLGRVLVVILMIYTIMKLQDLADRRAWAYVVTPNLESMLYWAEMGLGVLLPMILLAIPKVRLHATGLFSSALLVVLGFVLNRMNVSITGMEGWAQAGYFPSWMEISVTTMIVALGITGFALAARYLPVFPPAEHEAKTMEESPHMAWAE
- a CDS encoding 4Fe-4S dicluster domain-containing protein yields the protein MALIITAECINCGACEPECPNNAIYAGGTPWSFAEGTAVTGQIEYKGGMVEATRKFDPLSDDLYFIVPEKCTECEGFHDDPQCASVCPVDCCVKDPDHEESQEVLLDRKLKLHLN
- a CDS encoding ATP-binding protein: MITRVSNKLILAVAGVAIAIIGIFAFLLLQAHQRQLIAELERSAHQLSETVKSSTRYDMLLNQRESVHRIINTIGQQEGIEKVRIFNKEGVIIYSTDSLDAGRMVDKKTEACYGCHVADQPLERLPISERTRVFSSADKGGTLGIINPIYNEPSCWQADCHAHSEQQKVLGVLDITMSLAEVEAGLQASKMRLLLFAVVAIASVSLIIYLLVNRIVLKPVSQIVAATKHVAAGDLNYIIAFDKPDEIGTLAKSFNDMTRRLAETQRQLYQSDKLASVGRLAAGVAHEINNPLTGVLTYSSYLLKRADAHPEMKEDLEVIVRETMRCREIVKGLLDFARQSRPEKRQSDINEVVKRSVRILQNQFTRHHVKVEQNLDASLPLVSMDVDQIQQVLVNLLLNANDAMAEKGGTLTVATARAAFDGRPEAPAQHEYVQIQVSDTGCGIAPEHLQKIFEPFFSTKGQKGNGLGLAIVWGIVEKHNGQIAVESEIGKGTSFKILLPLHDKASVKPEHHMAPQAARVA
- a CDS encoding response regulator, coding for MVAILVVSMILAFIVIDVAVRVITRRMQEAKARKERLAALDIGLNLDFTHEAKSLRRVDVPHPLARILAVDDEAVVLDSFRKILVVAGYAVDTVESGREALGLVQKNKYDFVFTDLKMPEMDGLDVVKGVKHFSPETDVVMITGYATIESAVDAMKFGAMDYVQKPFTEDELVEFTKKCLIRRQDRLEKQIKPVVRVVTTERPHEHEFLLPGGVFISEGHVWANVTMPGLVRVGMDDFARKMIGRIDALEFPAKGQQVKKGEPLFYIHQGERKAAFKAPISGKVHLLNNELAQNLTWLEKQPYEKGWICSIKPDQLSVEIEQLRIGDKAAAWYQQEIKRVRELLTPAGGNGHPLEVPEMARLVEGQLEETDDSTWKKFAESFL
- a CDS encoding cupin domain-containing protein — its product is MEQPVAQAARLTELVGYQPGAVVSRTIMSGKAGTVTLFAFEEGQGLSEHTAPYDALVQVLEGEAEVTISGATLRLHAGEVVIMPARQPHALQAATRFKMMLTMIRDLV
- a CDS encoding AAA family ATPase codes for the protein MQKLSPRQLRRTFEPSALGVETTVALKTLESIIGQQRAVSALQFGLEIHESGFNIYVAGPPGMGKMTAVQSFLMELARRKDTPADWCYLNNFEDSHQPKSCRLPAGRGHELQQDLKSLVEHLRREIPRAFESEEYSNRRDEIVKSLEQRRAQAMEKLNQEAGQAGFMLQATPFGIATIPTQEGQPLSDADFQALPAPKREEFQQRHEVLKEELKATMKRLRDLERAVQERLQTLDRQVALYVIGGMMEELHEKYRDLPAVLEHFQAMQKDMLDNLETFKTGVAPNPGTDPAAASSPWLRELPFRKYQVNVLVDNREQKGAPVVLELNPSYNNLFGRVEKEVQYGALYTDFTMIRPGSFHRANGGYLVMPVEDLLQNLLSWDGTKRTLRSGEIEIEEISERLGYVATKSLRPQPIPINIKVVLVGRPLLYYLLHAHDEEFPELFKVKADFDTRMANNAENIRDFLAFLPTFCNKEKLKHLDATAVAKLLEHSARLAEDQEKLSTHFGALADIIREANFWALQAGAAQISAAHVQQALEAKIFRSNLVEERLQEMINAGTLLIATEGERAGQVNGLSVLSVGDYQFGRPSRITASVGPGRDGLIDIEREVNLGGPLHSKGVLILSGYLTHQFAQNAPLTLTARLVFEQSYEGVEGDSASSTELYALLSALSEIPIKQGIAVTGSVNQYGEVQAIGGVNQKIEGFFEVCQANGLTGKQGVIIPQSNVRHLMLREEVVQAVAAKKFSIWSVATVAEGIEILTGVPAGVRGRNGKFPQGTVNHQVEKRLQEFAERLRELGKEKKGRQKTGGRKAR
- a CDS encoding CoA-binding protein; this translates as MTSKAAVEDFMAQRSLAIVGVSRSGRKFGNMALKTLREKGYQVWPIHRHAETLEGERCFPDLKSLPQPVQGVVISVPPAETEQVVREAAAAGIRRVWMQQGAESEAALRFCQENGLSAVHGECILMFAQPVHSVHRFHHWLWRVLGKLPQ